One genomic region from Sphingomonas paeninsulae encodes:
- the tpiA gene encoding triose-phosphate isomerase: MNIRKLIAGNWKMNGTVAVLSEIETIAAGTPDSVDVAICPPFTLIAPASGRGVPIGAQDCHSASTGAHTGCVSVAMLKEAGATLCIVGHSERRADNFETDSDVRAKAEAAQAGGLIAIVCVGETLKQRDAGEAISVVQGQLAGSLPENRDGLVVAYEPVWAIGTGRTPTTGDVADMHAAIRAVVGPAVRILYGGSVKPSNAAELLAVPNVDGALVGGASLTAADFLPIVAAAAGVARNDATG; the protein is encoded by the coding sequence ATGAATATACGCAAGCTGATCGCTGGAAACTGGAAGATGAACGGTACCGTTGCCGTGCTCTCCGAAATTGAAACCATTGCTGCCGGAACTCCCGATAGCGTCGATGTGGCAATATGCCCTCCATTCACTCTAATTGCCCCGGCTAGCGGGCGCGGAGTGCCGATCGGTGCTCAGGATTGCCATTCGGCATCCACGGGTGCGCATACCGGCTGTGTATCGGTGGCGATGCTGAAAGAGGCTGGCGCGACATTGTGCATCGTCGGACACAGCGAACGTCGTGCGGATAATTTCGAAACCGATTCTGATGTCAGGGCAAAGGCCGAGGCAGCGCAAGCGGGTGGCTTGATCGCAATTGTTTGTGTGGGCGAGACACTAAAACAGCGGGATGCTGGTGAAGCGATCTCCGTCGTGCAGGGGCAGTTGGCTGGGTCGCTTCCCGAGAATCGGGATGGACTGGTTGTGGCTTATGAACCTGTCTGGGCGATCGGAACGGGACGCACGCCGACCACTGGCGACGTTGCCGATATGCACGCTGCGATCCGGGCCGTGGTCGGTCCTGCCGTGCGTATCCTTTATGGCGGGTCGGTCAAACCATCGAATGCAGCGGAATTACTGGCCGTGCCGAACGTCGATGGCGCGCTGGTTGGGGGAGCAAGCCTGACAGCGGCGGATTTCCTGCCAATCGTTGCAGCAGCAGCCGGAGTTGCCCGGAACGACGCTACGGGCTAG
- a CDS encoding CTP synthase translates to MARFIFITGGVVSSLGKGLMAASLAALLQARGYTVRIRKFDPYLNVDPGTMSPYQHGEVYVTDDGAETDLDLGHYERFTGVVSRQSDNVTSGRIYQQIIQRERRGDYLGATVQVIPHVTDALKTFALNKTDDVDFVLCEIGGTVGDIESLPFIEAIRQLRNDLGRGNSVSIHVTLVPFIAAAGELKTKPTQHSVRELTALGVQPDILVCRCEQFLPVSDRAKIALFCNVRQEAVIPALDAASIYDVPLQYHAEGLDDEVLRAFGIEPAADPELSRWTDIAERLANPEGEVTIGVVGKYVGLPDAYKSLHEALVHGGIANRVKVRVKWLDAEMFENGQDVAAELEPMHAILVPGGFGERGSEGKIASVRFARERNVPFFGICLGMQLACIEGARNTAGIAEASTTEFGPTSEPVVGLITEWMGAEGLEKRAADGDMGGTMRLGAYNATLAGNSHVAAIYGTSAISERHRHRYEVNEHYRDPLEAGGLRFSGMSPDGTLPEIVERPDHPWFVGVQFHPELKSKPFDPHPLFASFIEAAVKQSRLV, encoded by the coding sequence ATGGCACGGTTCATTTTTATCACCGGTGGCGTGGTTTCCTCGCTTGGCAAAGGTCTTATGGCGGCGTCGCTTGCGGCGCTTTTGCAGGCGCGGGGCTACACCGTCCGTATTCGCAAGTTCGATCCATATTTGAATGTGGATCCGGGCACGATGTCGCCGTATCAGCACGGCGAGGTCTATGTGACCGACGACGGCGCAGAGACCGATCTCGACCTCGGCCATTACGAACGCTTCACCGGCGTCGTGTCGCGGCAGTCGGACAATGTGACTTCCGGTCGGATCTATCAGCAGATTATCCAGCGCGAACGGCGCGGAGACTATCTTGGCGCGACGGTACAGGTCATTCCACACGTCACCGACGCGCTGAAGACATTTGCGCTGAACAAGACCGACGATGTTGATTTCGTCCTGTGCGAAATCGGCGGGACGGTTGGCGATATCGAATCGCTGCCGTTTATCGAGGCGATCCGTCAGCTTCGGAACGATCTGGGGCGCGGAAATTCGGTTTCGATTCACGTCACGCTGGTGCCCTTTATTGCGGCAGCGGGTGAGTTGAAGACCAAGCCCACGCAACATTCGGTTCGCGAACTGACTGCGCTGGGCGTGCAGCCGGATATTCTCGTTTGTCGCTGCGAGCAGTTTTTGCCGGTCAGTGATCGCGCGAAGATCGCGCTATTCTGTAACGTTCGGCAAGAGGCGGTTATTCCGGCGCTGGATGCTGCGAGTATTTATGACGTGCCGCTGCAATATCATGCCGAGGGGCTGGACGATGAAGTCCTGCGTGCGTTCGGCATCGAGCCGGCGGCGGACCCCGAACTTTCGCGCTGGACCGATATTGCCGAACGGCTTGCCAATCCAGAGGGCGAAGTCACGATCGGCGTCGTCGGCAAATATGTTGGTTTGCCGGATGCTTATAAATCACTGCATGAGGCACTGGTGCACGGGGGCATCGCCAACCGGGTGAAAGTCCGTGTGAAATGGCTTGATGCCGAGATGTTCGAGAACGGGCAGGACGTTGCTGCCGAACTGGAACCCATGCACGCTATTCTGGTGCCGGGTGGCTTTGGCGAACGTGGCAGCGAGGGCAAGATTGCCAGCGTCCGCTTTGCGCGTGAACGCAATGTGCCGTTCTTCGGAATCTGCCTCGGGATGCAGTTGGCCTGCATCGAGGGCGCGCGGAATACCGCCGGCATTGCGGAGGCATCGACGACCGAATTCGGTCCGACGAGCGAACCTGTCGTCGGCCTGATTACCGAATGGATGGGTGCCGAAGGTCTGGAGAAGCGCGCTGCGGATGGCGACATGGGCGGCACGATGCGACTGGGCGCCTATAACGCGACGCTGGCGGGTAACAGCCATGTTGCAGCCATATATGGCACGTCGGCGATTTCGGAACGTCATCGGCATCGGTATGAGGTCAATGAGCATTACCGCGATCCGCTCGAGGCGGGCGGCCTGCGCTTTTCGGGAATGTCGCCGGATGGCACACTGCCTGAAATCGTGGAGCGACCCGATCATCCGTGGTTCGTCGGTGTTCAGTTCCATCCAGAACTGAAATCCAAACCTTTCGATCCGCACCCTTTGTTCGCGAGTTTCATCGAAGCGGCGGTAAAGCAGAGCCGCCTGGTCTGA
- a CDS encoding TonB-dependent receptor, producing the protein MKKNTVYLSVLLSTAFPIVGHAQTTGSQSASEVDNDPGAIVVTARRREERAQDVPIALSVLSGVSLAQQATFSLAQVTQLAPTLQFTSSNPRNTSLNIRGLGVSYGLANDGLEQGVGFYVDGVYNSRPAAAAFDLLDVERVEILRGPQGTLFGKNTTAGAINITTAAPSFTPEGQFEGSVGTHSFGQIKGSVSGPLIGDSVAGRLSIGYTTRDGFVKSTATGRNTNDLDNFVVRGQLLWNATPTLNFRLSGDFNLQNPDCCTQVYVRVGQTLKPAARQYAAMAAFLGYAPPSLNYADRLADVDGKLAARSELGGLSFTGNLDLGRATVTSITAWRYWDWKPANDRDYTSLDILPQSANPVQQNQYSQELRVSSNGKNTIDYTVGVYAYYQKLYGQNVTEWGSDAAYWLIGPTTGTGAAANTPVPRNLLTGYFTTSQAVSTVQSYAGFAQATWNITPTLHFTPGLRYTYEKKDADYAAIVGGGLDTTTLGLNAGQVAALNSAKLSIARPQAYSVAFNSGALTGDANLSWQPVPNVLVYSSYARGFKSGGINLAGLPLNVQNNPALNRAVVSPEKNQTYEAGLKTQWFRHLLTANFAIFRTDVRDFQANVVDTGPGALRGYIANVAKVRSQGGEFDLSVAPISGFSGYVRGAYTDAKYVSFANAPCPLELIANTTASCDLSGQPLPGSSKWALSAGTEYRRPVRDGSAYVGVDANYRSSFYADSSDSKYLRIDAYTLVNLRVGYASNKGWEVFALVRNLFDKNYLQLLTPQTGNSGLVSGLPGDPRTFQVTARYRFGG; encoded by the coding sequence ATGAAAAAGAACACCGTTTACCTCAGCGTGTTATTGTCCACCGCCTTTCCGATCGTAGGTCACGCGCAAACGACCGGATCGCAGTCGGCTTCTGAAGTCGATAATGATCCCGGTGCCATCGTCGTCACCGCCCGCCGTCGCGAAGAGCGCGCGCAGGATGTGCCGATCGCATTGTCGGTTCTGAGTGGCGTTTCACTGGCTCAGCAGGCGACCTTCTCACTGGCACAAGTTACCCAGCTTGCGCCGACGTTGCAGTTTACCTCGTCGAACCCGCGTAACACGTCGCTGAACATCCGCGGCCTTGGCGTATCCTATGGTCTCGCCAACGATGGGCTTGAGCAGGGCGTCGGGTTTTACGTCGATGGCGTTTACAACAGCCGTCCCGCAGCAGCGGCGTTCGATCTCCTCGATGTTGAGCGCGTCGAAATCCTGCGCGGCCCACAGGGTACGTTGTTTGGCAAGAACACAACCGCAGGTGCCATCAACATCACGACAGCGGCACCAAGCTTCACACCGGAAGGCCAGTTCGAAGGCTCGGTCGGCACGCACAGTTTCGGCCAGATCAAGGGTTCGGTTTCCGGGCCGCTGATCGGTGACAGCGTCGCCGGTCGCCTGTCGATTGGCTACACTACGCGCGACGGTTTCGTTAAGTCGACGGCTACGGGGCGCAACACCAACGACCTCGATAACTTCGTTGTTCGCGGTCAGTTGTTGTGGAACGCGACGCCAACCCTGAACTTTCGATTGAGCGGCGACTTCAACCTTCAGAACCCCGACTGCTGCACGCAGGTTTATGTGCGGGTAGGGCAGACGTTGAAGCCAGCAGCGCGGCAATATGCGGCAATGGCTGCATTTCTGGGTTATGCTCCACCAAGTCTGAATTATGCCGACCGTCTTGCCGATGTCGATGGCAAGCTGGCTGCGCGATCGGAACTGGGTGGCTTGTCGTTCACTGGCAATCTCGATCTGGGTCGTGCGACAGTAACGTCGATCACCGCATGGCGCTATTGGGACTGGAAGCCGGCCAATGATCGTGATTACACATCGCTGGACATCCTTCCGCAGTCCGCAAATCCGGTTCAGCAGAACCAGTATAGCCAGGAGTTGCGAGTTTCTTCGAACGGCAAGAACACCATCGACTATACAGTCGGTGTTTATGCCTATTACCAGAAGCTTTATGGTCAGAACGTTACGGAATGGGGCAGCGACGCCGCATATTGGCTGATTGGACCAACGACGGGAACGGGTGCGGCTGCCAATACGCCGGTTCCGCGCAACCTGCTCACCGGGTATTTCACGACGTCGCAGGCAGTTTCGACCGTCCAGAGCTATGCCGGTTTTGCCCAGGCAACATGGAACATCACGCCGACGCTGCATTTCACTCCGGGCCTGCGCTATACCTATGAAAAGAAGGATGCCGATTATGCCGCTATTGTCGGCGGCGGCCTCGACACCACGACGCTGGGGTTGAACGCCGGACAAGTCGCCGCACTTAATTCCGCAAAGCTGTCGATTGCTCGTCCGCAAGCCTATTCCGTCGCGTTCAACTCGGGTGCTTTGACCGGAGATGCCAATCTTTCATGGCAGCCTGTTCCAAACGTTTTGGTTTACAGCAGCTACGCACGCGGATTTAAGTCGGGCGGGATCAACCTCGCCGGCCTCCCACTGAACGTGCAGAACAACCCGGCGCTCAATCGAGCCGTCGTCAGCCCGGAAAAGAACCAAACCTACGAAGCTGGTCTGAAGACCCAGTGGTTCCGCCATTTGTTGACGGCAAACTTCGCGATCTTCCGGACCGACGTAAGGGATTTCCAGGCTAACGTGGTCGACACAGGCCCGGGAGCGTTGCGCGGTTACATCGCCAACGTCGCAAAGGTCCGCAGTCAGGGCGGAGAGTTCGACCTTTCGGTCGCTCCGATCAGCGGATTCTCGGGCTATGTGCGCGGCGCTTATACCGATGCAAAATATGTATCGTTCGCCAACGCACCGTGTCCGCTCGAACTGATCGCAAACACGACGGCATCATGCGACCTATCGGGTCAACCGCTGCCCGGATCGTCGAAATGGGCATTGTCGGCAGGAACAGAATATCGTCGCCCGGTGCGTGATGGCAGCGCCTATGTTGGCGTTGACGCAAACTACCGCTCGTCCTTCTACGCCGATTCTTCGGATTCGAAATATTTGAGGATCGACGCATACACGTTGGTCAATTTACGTGTCGGCTATGCCTCCAACAAGGGGTGGGAGGTATTCGCTCTCGTGCGCAACTTGTTCGACAAGAACTATTTGCAGCTCCTGACACCGCAGACAGGCAATTCGGGACTTGTGTCCGGCTTGCCCGGTGATCCGCGCACATTCCAGGTTACCGCCCGATATCGTTTCGGCGGCTAA
- a CDS encoding lipoprotein-releasing ABC transporter permease subunit, translating into MLLSPYEAMIARRYLLPGKGEGFIFLVASISLVAVMLGVAALIIVMSVMNGFRAELFDKIVGLNGHAVVQGFGGRLPDWRDIVAQAKATPGVTSATPLIEQPLMASHDGRVEGILVRGMRVEDIRTNTALKTKVLAGRLDALVPGSGNVAIGARLAEALGAQVGGEISLVSPAGQATPFGTVPRIVSYRVAAIFEIGVYDYDKAFVVMPISDAQTLLLMGDSVGMVELETTNADKVGQILAPLERKVGARGVISDWRSMNSALFEALTVERVAMFVVLSIIILVAVFNILSSLIMLVRAKTRDIAILRTMGASRESLIRIFVVVGVTIGALGTAAGLILGFIFLFFRQQVIGGVQFITGQNLWDPSIRFLTELPSKPDPVEVIGIAVMALLFSFLATLYPAFKAASTDPVQVLRYE; encoded by the coding sequence ATGTTACTGTCCCCCTATGAAGCCATGATCGCTCGCCGCTACCTCCTGCCGGGTAAAGGGGAGGGGTTCATCTTCCTCGTAGCATCGATCAGCCTTGTTGCTGTGATGCTGGGCGTCGCGGCACTTATCATTGTGATGAGCGTCATGAACGGCTTTCGCGCCGAACTGTTCGACAAGATCGTCGGGCTGAACGGCCATGCAGTGGTGCAGGGATTTGGTGGACGATTGCCTGACTGGCGCGACATCGTGGCGCAGGCAAAGGCGACACCGGGCGTTACATCGGCAACGCCGCTCATCGAACAACCGTTGATGGCGAGCCACGATGGACGGGTTGAAGGTATCCTCGTGCGCGGAATGCGGGTGGAGGACATCCGTACCAACACTGCCCTAAAGACCAAAGTGCTGGCCGGGCGGCTCGATGCGCTTGTGCCGGGCAGCGGTAACGTGGCGATCGGTGCACGGCTTGCCGAGGCATTGGGTGCGCAGGTCGGTGGTGAAATCAGTCTGGTTTCGCCCGCCGGACAGGCCACGCCGTTCGGCACCGTGCCGCGCATTGTTAGCTACCGCGTCGCCGCAATCTTTGAAATTGGCGTCTATGATTATGACAAGGCGTTCGTCGTGATGCCGATATCCGATGCGCAGACGCTGCTTTTGATGGGTGATTCGGTCGGTATGGTCGAACTGGAAACCACCAACGCAGACAAGGTCGGCCAGATACTGGCACCGCTGGAGCGAAAAGTCGGCGCGCGTGGTGTCATCAGCGACTGGCGTAGTATGAATTCGGCCTTGTTCGAGGCTTTGACCGTCGAACGCGTAGCGATGTTCGTTGTGCTGTCGATCATCATTTTGGTGGCGGTGTTTAATATCCTGTCGTCGCTCATCATGCTCGTCCGCGCCAAGACCCGGGACATCGCCATCCTGCGAACGATGGGCGCGAGCCGCGAATCGCTTATCCGTATTTTCGTCGTGGTCGGCGTGACCATCGGTGCGCTTGGCACGGCGGCGGGGCTCATCCTCGGCTTCATCTTCTTGTTTTTCAGGCAACAGGTGATCGGGGGTGTCCAGTTCATTACTGGGCAAAACCTGTGGGACCCGTCGATCCGTTTTTTGACCGAATTGCCTTCAAAGCCCGATCCGGTCGAGGTGATCGGCATTGCTGTCATGGCGCTGTTGTTCAGCTTCCTTGCCACGCTTTATCCGGCCTTCAAGGCGGCGAGTACCGATCCTGTGCAGGTGCTTCGTTATGAATGA
- a CDS encoding ABC transporter ATP-binding protein has product MNDVLAVTGLSRSFQQGEVTIEVLRGIDMTIAPGEIVALLGPSGSGKSTLLQAVGLLEGGFEGSIRIDGEEAAKLDAKGRTRLRRDALGFVYQFHHLLPDFNASENVVLPQLIYGTPRAAAEERAASLLSALGLGHRLTHRPSQLSGGEQQRVAVGRALANKPRLVLADEPTGNLDEATADRVLGEFLRLVREEGSAALVATHNERLAKQMDRVLRLHEGHLAPAV; this is encoded by the coding sequence ATGAATGACGTTCTCGCAGTCACTGGCTTGTCGCGGTCTTTCCAACAGGGCGAAGTCACGATCGAAGTCCTGCGGGGGATCGATATGACCATAGCTCCGGGCGAGATCGTCGCGTTGTTGGGGCCGTCGGGGTCAGGAAAATCGACGCTGCTGCAGGCTGTAGGTTTGCTGGAAGGTGGATTTGAAGGTTCGATCCGGATCGATGGTGAGGAAGCCGCGAAGCTGGATGCCAAGGGACGCACGCGGCTACGCCGCGATGCGCTCGGCTTTGTTTATCAGTTCCATCATTTGCTCCCCGATTTCAATGCGAGCGAGAACGTCGTCCTGCCGCAGTTGATTTATGGAACACCGCGCGCCGCCGCCGAAGAGCGTGCCGCGTCGCTGTTGAGCGCGCTTGGCCTCGGCCACCGGCTGACGCATCGGCCAAGCCAGCTTTCAGGCGGCGAGCAACAGCGTGTTGCGGTCGGACGCGCACTGGCAAACAAACCGCGTCTGGTGCTGGCGGATGAACCGACCGGCAATCTGGACGAGGCAACCGCCGATCGGGTGCTCGGGGAATTCCTGCGCCTTGTCCGTGAGGAGGGCAGCGCTGCTCTGGTGGCAACCCATAATGAGCGATTGGCAAAACAGATGGACCGGGTGCTGAGGCTCCACGAAGGACACCTCGCACCGGCGGTCTGA
- the cysK gene encoding cysteine synthase A yields the protein MKAASVLDTIGNTPHIRVGRIFPNNEVWIKSERSNPGGSIKDRIALAMIDDAERYGALKPGGTIVEPTSGNTGIGLAMVAAVKGYKLILVMPESMSVERRRLMLAYGATFDLTPREKGMKGAIERGLEIVASTPGAWMPQQFENPANIDIHARTTAIEILHDFADTPLDAIVTGVGTGGHITGVAQVLKAKWPGLKVFAVEPTLSPVISGGQPGPHPIQGIGAGFIPANLHTQLLDGVIKVDPVDAKTMAKRSAAEEGLLVGISSGATLAAIAQKLPDLAPDARVLGFNYDTGERYLSVPDFLPE from the coding sequence ATGAAAGCCGCCTCTGTCCTCGACACCATCGGCAACACGCCGCACATTCGCGTCGGCCGCATCTTCCCCAACAACGAAGTCTGGATAAAATCCGAACGGTCGAATCCTGGCGGCTCGATCAAGGACCGTATCGCGCTTGCCATGATCGACGATGCCGAGCGATACGGCGCGCTGAAGCCCGGTGGCACAATTGTCGAACCGACCAGCGGCAACACCGGTATCGGCCTCGCGATGGTCGCTGCGGTAAAAGGCTATAAACTCATTCTGGTAATGCCGGAATCGATGTCGGTCGAACGCCGCCGCTTGATGCTAGCCTATGGCGCGACTTTCGACCTGACGCCGCGGGAAAAGGGCATGAAGGGTGCGATCGAGCGCGGGCTGGAGATTGTTGCGTCCACGCCCGGAGCATGGATGCCACAGCAGTTCGAAAACCCGGCCAATATCGACATTCACGCGCGAACCACGGCAATTGAGATACTCCACGACTTCGCCGATACGCCACTGGACGCTATCGTTACCGGCGTCGGAACCGGCGGCCACATCACCGGCGTCGCACAGGTTCTGAAAGCCAAATGGCCCGGTTTGAAAGTATTCGCGGTTGAACCCACCCTGTCGCCAGTGATTTCCGGCGGCCAGCCCGGTCCCCACCCGATTCAGGGTATCGGTGCAGGCTTCATACCCGCGAATCTGCACACTCAATTGCTGGATGGCGTAATCAAGGTCGATCCTGTCGATGCCAAAACGATGGCAAAACGCTCGGCCGCCGAAGAAGGTTTACTGGTCGGAATTTCATCGGGCGCAACGCTTGCCGCCATCGCTCAGAAACTACCTGATCTGGCACCGGACGCGCGCGTGCTCGGCTTCAATTACGACACCGGCGAGCGTTATTTATCCGTGCCGGACTTTCTGCCCGAATAA
- a CDS encoding MFS transporter, with protein sequence MNSTASPLRIRDFRYFWIARLTTTLAQTSMVVIIGYQVYDIARGTLHMSLKDAAFQLGMIGVAQFLPLALLTLVVGWIADRIDRRWIARGALALEAGCATALAYLTATGAISLPWLFSIAALLGVARAFASPALSALAPNLVPKAILPSAIALSSIAWQGGSILGPAIGGYLYASGHGLPYTVSAALFGVAFLCLMMVRPVPRPPMSAAPPWVQMIDGLRYVRQNRLVLGAISLDLFAVLLGGATAMLPVYARDILHAGPQGLGDLRAAPALGAAVTALYFAFRPLKTNVGVKMLAAVAVFGAATIVFGLSRWMPLSLLALTVLGSADMLSVYVRQSLIQLYTPDEMRGRVGAVSTLFVSGSNELGEAESGFLAALIGPVIAVVGGGIGAIAITLLWVRLFPQLKNARTFDPPETALANAVLQEKPA encoded by the coding sequence GTGAATTCAACCGCCTCCCCCCTTCGTATCCGCGATTTTCGTTATTTCTGGATCGCCCGGCTGACCACGACGCTCGCGCAGACGTCGATGGTCGTTATTATCGGCTATCAGGTTTACGATATTGCGCGCGGCACCCTGCATATGTCATTGAAAGACGCGGCATTTCAGCTCGGTATGATCGGGGTTGCACAATTCCTGCCGCTGGCTTTGCTGACGCTTGTCGTTGGTTGGATAGCCGACCGCATCGATCGTCGCTGGATTGCGCGCGGGGCACTGGCTCTCGAAGCCGGTTGTGCGACAGCGCTTGCCTATCTTACCGCAACTGGCGCGATCAGTTTGCCGTGGCTTTTCTCCATCGCGGCATTGCTGGGCGTTGCGCGGGCGTTTGCCAGCCCTGCCCTGTCCGCACTCGCTCCAAATCTTGTGCCTAAAGCAATCCTGCCAAGCGCAATCGCGCTTTCATCGATTGCATGGCAGGGCGGCTCGATTCTCGGGCCAGCGATCGGCGGCTACCTGTACGCATCGGGGCACGGCCTGCCCTATACTGTAAGCGCGGCCCTGTTCGGGGTCGCCTTCCTGTGCCTGATGATGGTTCGGCCTGTGCCCCGCCCGCCGATGTCGGCCGCGCCGCCCTGGGTGCAGATGATCGACGGTCTACGTTATGTGCGGCAAAACCGGCTCGTGCTGGGTGCGATTTCGCTCGATCTGTTCGCCGTTTTGCTGGGTGGCGCGACGGCAATGCTACCGGTTTATGCCCGCGATATTCTTCATGCCGGGCCACAGGGTCTGGGTGATTTACGCGCCGCCCCTGCTTTGGGCGCAGCGGTCACCGCGCTATATTTCGCTTTCCGTCCACTGAAAACCAACGTCGGCGTAAAGATGCTGGCGGCGGTCGCGGTGTTCGGTGCGGCAACTATTGTGTTCGGCTTGTCTCGCTGGATGCCGCTTTCGTTGTTGGCGCTGACGGTGCTGGGATCAGCCGATATGCTGTCGGTATATGTCCGCCAGTCGCTGATACAACTTTACACGCCGGATGAAATGCGCGGTCGGGTCGGTGCGGTTTCCACATTGTTCGTTTCCGGGTCGAATGAGTTGGGCGAAGCAGAATCCGGTTTCCTCGCCGCATTGATCGGTCCCGTTATCGCGGTTGTCGGCGGCGGTATCGGCGCAATCGCGATCACATTACTATGGGTTCGACTGTTTCCGCAGCTTAAAAACGCGCGTACATTCGACCCACCCGAAACTGCCCTTGCCAATGCCGTCTTGCAGGAGAAACCAGCATGA
- a CDS encoding alpha/beta fold hydrolase, with the protein MPYVTTSDNTRLYVKEWGAGPPVILIHGWPLNADSWDDIGFGLAEAGFHAIAYDRRGFGRSDQPVGGYEYDTLADDLATVIEKTESKNAALVGFSMGGGEVARYLGKHGGSNISHAVLISSVVPFMLKTADNPKGTDQSVFDGMLDGIRKDRGDFMQSFAKTFCGVGIMSKPVSQAVLDTFFIWAMQAGLSPTLACVRAFAATDFRADTAAFTVPTLILHGTGDHVVSIDGSAREAARLIPHARLIEYNGAPHATLATHKDEVIRDLTDFLRGGQLSEEQDIRRAAAIDPMLGGLQPTI; encoded by the coding sequence ATGCCTTATGTGACGACCAGCGATAATACTCGGCTTTACGTCAAGGAATGGGGCGCGGGGCCACCGGTTATCCTCATCCACGGTTGGCCGCTGAACGCCGATAGTTGGGATGACATTGGCTTCGGACTGGCTGAAGCCGGGTTTCACGCGATCGCATATGACCGTCGCGGTTTCGGGCGATCGGATCAGCCGGTCGGCGGCTATGAGTACGACACACTCGCTGATGACCTCGCCACGGTAATAGAGAAAACCGAATCCAAAAATGCTGCTCTCGTCGGCTTCTCGATGGGCGGCGGCGAAGTCGCACGCTACCTCGGCAAACATGGCGGGTCCAACATTTCGCACGCCGTTCTGATATCGTCTGTCGTCCCCTTTATGTTGAAGACCGCCGACAATCCGAAAGGCACCGACCAGTCGGTTTTCGACGGGATGCTGGATGGAATCCGCAAAGATCGCGGCGACTTCATGCAGAGCTTTGCCAAGACGTTCTGCGGCGTTGGAATCATGAGTAAACCCGTCAGTCAGGCCGTCCTCGACACCTTTTTCATCTGGGCAATGCAGGCTGGTCTCTCCCCGACCCTCGCGTGCGTCCGCGCATTCGCGGCAACCGATTTCAGGGCCGATACTGCGGCGTTTACTGTACCAACTCTTATTCTGCACGGCACTGGCGATCATGTCGTCTCTATCGATGGCAGTGCGCGCGAAGCCGCTCGCCTCATCCCGCATGCCCGGCTTATCGAGTATAACGGAGCGCCTCACGCAACGTTGGCGACGCACAAGGATGAGGTGATTCGTGACCTCACCGACTTCCTGCGAGGAGGTCAGCTATCAGAGGAACAAGATATTCGCCGCGCCGCAGCCATCGATCCGATGCTCGGCGGATTGCAGCCAACGATTTGA